Proteins from one Catenuloplanes atrovinosus genomic window:
- a CDS encoding small basic family protein: MYAVIALIAGVLLGVFLDPTVPPALQPYLPIAVVAALDAVFGGVRARLDRNFDDKQFVISFISNVLVAAVIVYLGDQLGVGGQLSTGVVVVLGVRIFGNVAAIRRHLFSA, encoded by the coding sequence ATGTACGCGGTGATCGCGTTGATAGCGGGCGTCCTGCTCGGCGTGTTCCTGGACCCGACCGTGCCGCCCGCCCTGCAGCCCTACCTGCCGATCGCGGTGGTGGCGGCGCTGGACGCGGTCTTCGGCGGCGTCCGGGCACGGCTCGACCGCAACTTCGACGACAAGCAGTTCGTCATCTCGTTCATCTCGAACGTGCTGGTCGCCGCCGTGATCGTCTACCTGGGCGACCAGCTCGGCGTGGGCGGCCAGCTCTCCACGGGCGTCGTGGTGGTCCTCGGCGTGCGCATCTTCGGCAACGTGGCGGCCATCCGGCGCCACCTGTTCAGCGCTTAG
- a CDS encoding DUF881 domain-containing protein: protein MPVSPGGGVKPSPGPVVPVSPGGPKTEVAAEAAAPKQKTPAEARKIVAPVRGGDGGAATAAAKPGEADAEGSAGAGGAPRVPSDDSETEAAPAPRRASATTVMIAVLLLLFGFTLVVQLKANDGDSTLLTARQEDLVRILSDLESQEQRLSQEVAALEDSKQSLSSGAEGREAALREATERADDLGVLAGELPARGTGLVIRINGGENQVESDELLNAVQELRGAGAEAMQIEGGDGTAVRVVASTSFQDSAAGQGGDRFGVVVDGKRLTSTYTITVIGDPKTMDTALRIPGGVIESITDNGGNVTVQEQGVVDVSAIHDTTTLRYARPVS, encoded by the coding sequence GTGCCGGTCAGCCCGGGCGGTGGGGTCAAGCCGAGCCCGGGGCCGGTCGTGCCGGTCAGTCCGGGCGGGCCGAAGACCGAGGTGGCGGCGGAGGCGGCGGCGCCGAAGCAGAAGACGCCCGCGGAGGCGCGGAAGATCGTCGCGCCGGTGCGGGGTGGGGACGGTGGCGCAGCCACGGCCGCGGCGAAGCCGGGGGAGGCGGACGCCGAGGGCTCGGCCGGGGCCGGGGGCGCCCCACGCGTACCCTCCGATGATTCTGAGACCGAGGCGGCGCCGGCGCCGCGGCGGGCGTCCGCGACCACCGTGATGATCGCGGTTCTGCTGCTGTTGTTCGGGTTCACGCTGGTCGTGCAGCTCAAGGCGAACGACGGCGACTCGACGCTGCTGACCGCGCGGCAGGAGGACCTGGTCCGGATCTTGTCGGACCTGGAGTCGCAGGAGCAGCGGCTGTCGCAGGAGGTCGCGGCGCTGGAGGACAGCAAGCAGTCGCTGAGCTCGGGCGCGGAGGGTCGCGAGGCGGCGCTGCGCGAGGCCACCGAGCGCGCGGACGATCTGGGCGTGCTCGCCGGTGAGCTGCCGGCGCGCGGCACCGGGCTGGTCATCCGGATCAACGGGGGAGAGAACCAGGTCGAGTCGGACGAGCTGCTCAACGCCGTGCAGGAGCTGCGCGGCGCGGGCGCGGAGGCGATGCAGATCGAGGGCGGCGACGGCACGGCCGTGCGCGTGGTGGCGTCGACCTCGTTCCAGGATTCCGCGGCCGGGCAGGGCGGTGACCGGTTCGGCGTGGTCGTCGACGGCAAGCGCCTGACGTCGACATACACGATCACCGTGATCGGCGATCCGAAGACGATGGACACCGCGTTGCGCATTCCGGGCGGGGTGATCGAATCGATCACGGATAACGGCGGTAACGTGACCGTGCAAGAACAAGGTGTGGTGGACGTGTCCGCCATCCACGACACCACCACGCTGCGGTACGCCCGACCGGTCTCCTGA
- the gcvH gene encoding glycine cleavage system protein GcvH: MIPEHLRYTAEHEWVAGDGSAPVRVGITDFAQDALGDIVYVQLPDEGATVQAGESLGEVESTKSVSEIYAPISGTVTARNAALADTPELINTDPYGEGWLLEIAPEDPAAIAGLLDAPAYGALINK, encoded by the coding sequence GTGATCCCTGAGCACCTGCGATACACCGCCGAGCACGAGTGGGTGGCCGGCGACGGTTCCGCTCCGGTGCGGGTCGGCATCACCGACTTCGCCCAGGACGCGCTGGGCGACATCGTCTACGTGCAACTGCCCGACGAGGGCGCGACCGTGCAGGCCGGCGAGTCGCTCGGCGAGGTCGAGTCGACGAAGAGCGTCTCGGAGATCTACGCGCCGATCTCCGGCACCGTCACCGCGCGGAACGCGGCGCTGGCCGACACGCCCGAGCTGATCAACACGGATCCGTACGGCGAGGGCTGGCTGCTGGAGATCGCGCCCGAGGACCCGGCCGCGATCGCCGGGCTGCTGGATGCGCCCGCCTATGGTGCACTGATCAACAAGTAG
- the odhI gene encoding oxoglutarate dehydrogenase inhibitor Odhl: MTRPDDEFPPLDVTSTLNLGSLDEVLEGPDADVVPSRMSGSLPPGMALLVVRRGPNAGARFLLDHDVTTSGRHPDSDIFLDDVTVSRRHAEFHRDGGTFTVRDVGSLNGTYVNRERVEAATLSNGDEVQIGKFRLVFIAGPRPDEGGR, translated from the coding sequence ATGACGCGCCCAGACGACGAGTTCCCCCCGCTCGACGTCACGTCGACGCTGAACCTGGGTTCGCTCGACGAGGTCCTCGAGGGTCCGGATGCCGACGTGGTACCCAGCCGGATGTCCGGCTCGCTGCCGCCCGGCATGGCTCTGCTCGTCGTCCGCCGGGGTCCGAACGCGGGTGCCCGGTTCCTGCTCGACCACGACGTGACGACCAGCGGCCGGCACCCGGACAGCGACATCTTCCTGGACGACGTCACGGTCTCCCGCCGGCACGCCGAGTTCCACCGTGACGGCGGCACGTTCACGGTCCGCGACGTGGGCAGCCTCAACGGCACCTACGTCAACCGCGAGCGGGTCGAGGCCGCGACGCTCTCGAACGGCGACGAGGTCCAGATCGGCAAGTTCCGGCTCGTCTTCATCGCCGGGCCGCGCCCGGACGAGGGTGGCCGCTGA
- the ftsR gene encoding transcriptional regulator FtsR, which translates to MSIGEVLSELRPEFPDTTISKLRFLEAEGLVEPERTASGYRKYSWDDVARLRFVLTAQRDQYLPLRVIRAQLAELEAAGSAPVALRLVGAPDPDAPAPAIEVADTRCSRTELLERTGLADSALAEIERLGLITCRSPGWYDEDALAIAQAVAGLARHGIEPRHLRAFRASADREVGLYAQLIAPLARQRDPAARARAAETAHELAGLSQALHAALLRAGLRDVLER; encoded by the coding sequence ATGAGCATCGGCGAGGTGCTGTCCGAGCTGCGCCCGGAGTTCCCCGACACGACCATCTCCAAGCTGCGCTTCCTCGAGGCCGAGGGCCTGGTCGAGCCGGAGCGCACCGCGTCCGGCTACCGGAAGTACAGCTGGGACGATGTCGCGCGCCTGCGGTTCGTGCTGACCGCGCAGCGGGACCAGTACCTTCCGCTGCGGGTCATCCGCGCGCAGCTGGCCGAGCTGGAGGCCGCCGGTTCCGCGCCGGTGGCCCTGCGGCTGGTCGGCGCGCCCGACCCGGACGCGCCCGCGCCCGCGATCGAGGTGGCGGACACCCGGTGCAGCCGCACCGAGCTGCTGGAGCGCACCGGCCTGGCCGACTCCGCGCTGGCCGAGATCGAGCGCCTCGGGCTGATCACCTGCCGTTCCCCCGGCTGGTACGACGAGGACGCGCTGGCCATCGCGCAGGCGGTCGCCGGGCTCGCCCGGCACGGCATCGAGCCGCGTCACCTGCGCGCGTTCCGGGCGTCCGCCGATCGTGAGGTGGGTCTCTACGCGCAGTTGATCGCGCCGCTCGCCCGTCAGCGTGATCCCGCCGCCCGGGCCCGCGCCGCCGAGACCGCCCATGAGCTGGCCGGACTCTCCCAGGCGCTGCATGCGGCGCTGCTCCGCGCGGGTCTGCGGGACGTTCTCGAGCGCTGA